A window from Victivallis lenta encodes these proteins:
- a CDS encoding DEAD/DEAH box helicase yields MSDLDNFRILGVSEQTLEALRAKGFEAPSPIQELTIPKLISGECDLVGQAQTGTGKTAAFGIPIIELGEPGLRKPQALVLAPTRELSIQIAEELNSLKGKNELRIAPFYGGQAIEIQLQRLRDGVDVVIGTPGRVLDLMRRGKLDFSALRFAVLDEADEMLDMGFIEEIEAILSETTPDKRMLMFSATMPPEILKIAGQFMRDYEVIRTENRQLSTDLTEQIYFEVRREDKFEALSRILDIEEDIYALVFCRTRNDVDELVEKLKLRGHRVEALHGDIAQAMRTKVINQFKTKKFKILIATDVAARGIDVNDLTHVINYSMPQGTETYVHRIGRTGRAGKTGTAITFVTPAEYRRLTMIQREAKTHIEKKELPQGRDVVEQKKQRFSELVSGALEGGMHSEYVNFAEELMTLGGSPAEVLAAVLQLRFKGELLPENYRDFNPQQRRERRSWESLPDDHGATRLYIGVGKLDGYGAVKMLDLLWEKARLKKYRVGKIDCFDHFSFVNVDFEAAEQVIDAFRRGGPKVQLASERPEDDSKSAERPSRGADGERPERPARPPRDREAGKPERREKAPAGRTMRKEKAPAEGPRMPKTPAAEKKRRLKNWVEKISADIELKEKKSKKKK; encoded by the coding sequence ATGAGCGATCTTGACAATTTCCGTATCCTCGGCGTCTCCGAGCAGACCCTCGAAGCGCTGCGTGCGAAGGGGTTCGAAGCCCCGTCGCCGATCCAGGAGCTGACCATTCCGAAACTGATTTCGGGCGAATGCGACCTTGTCGGGCAGGCGCAGACCGGAACCGGCAAAACCGCCGCGTTCGGCATTCCGATCATCGAGCTCGGCGAACCCGGGCTCCGGAAGCCGCAGGCGCTTGTCCTGGCTCCGACCCGCGAACTTTCGATCCAGATCGCCGAGGAACTGAATTCCCTGAAGGGGAAGAACGAACTGCGCATCGCGCCGTTTTACGGCGGGCAGGCGATCGAAATCCAGCTGCAGCGGCTGCGCGACGGTGTCGACGTCGTGATCGGCACGCCGGGCCGGGTTCTCGACCTCATGCGGCGCGGCAAGCTTGACTTCTCCGCGCTCCGCTTCGCGGTGCTCGACGAGGCGGACGAAATGCTCGACATGGGGTTCATCGAGGAGATCGAGGCGATTTTGTCCGAGACGACGCCCGACAAGCGCATGCTGATGTTCTCCGCCACCATGCCGCCCGAAATCCTGAAGATCGCCGGACAGTTCATGCGCGATTACGAGGTGATCCGCACCGAGAACCGGCAGCTCAGCACCGACCTGACCGAGCAGATCTATTTTGAGGTCCGGCGCGAGGACAAGTTCGAGGCGCTGTCGCGGATTCTCGATATCGAGGAGGATATTTACGCGCTCGTCTTCTGCCGCACCCGCAACGATGTCGACGAACTCGTCGAGAAACTCAAGCTGCGCGGCCACCGTGTCGAGGCGCTGCACGGCGATATCGCGCAGGCGATGCGGACGAAGGTCATCAATCAGTTCAAGACGAAGAAGTTCAAGATTCTGATCGCAACCGACGTCGCGGCGCGCGGCATCGACGTGAACGACCTGACGCACGTCATCAATTACTCGATGCCGCAGGGGACCGAAACCTACGTCCACCGCATCGGCCGCACCGGCCGCGCCGGCAAGACCGGCACGGCGATCACGTTTGTGACTCCCGCCGAATACCGCCGGCTGACCATGATCCAGCGCGAGGCGAAGACGCACATCGAGAAGAAGGAGCTCCCGCAGGGAAGGGATGTGGTCGAACAGAAGAAGCAGCGCTTCTCCGAGCTCGTCTCCGGGGCGCTCGAGGGCGGCATGCACAGCGAATATGTGAATTTCGCCGAAGAGCTTATGACGCTCGGCGGCTCTCCGGCGGAGGTGCTCGCCGCCGTGCTCCAGCTCCGCTTCAAAGGCGAACTCCTGCCGGAGAACTACCGCGATTTCAATCCGCAGCAGCGGCGCGAACGCCGTTCGTGGGAGAGTCTGCCGGACGACCACGGGGCGACCCGGCTCTACATCGGCGTCGGCAAACTCGACGGTTACGGCGCGGTGAAGATGCTCGACCTTCTCTGGGAGAAGGCGCGGCTCAAGAAATACCGGGTCGGCAAGATCGACTGTTTCGACCATTTCAGCTTTGTGAATGTCGATTTCGAAGCGGCGGAACAGGTGATCGACGCGTTCCGGCGCGGCGGCCCGAAGGTGCAGCTCGCCTCCGAGCGTCCCGAGGACGATTCGAAGAGCGCCGAGCGCCCGTCGCGCGGAGCGGACGGGGAAAGACCGGAGCGTCCGGCCCGTCCGCCCCGCGACCGGGAGGCCGGAAAGCCGGAGCGCCGCGAAAAGGCGCCGGCCGGCCGGACCATGCGGAAGGAGAAAGCCCCGGCCGAAGGCCCCCGCATGCCGAAGACTCCCGCGGCGGAAAAGAAACGCCGGCTGAAGAACTGGGTCGAAAAGATTTCCGCCGACATCGAGCTCAAAGAGAAGAAGTCGAAGAAGAAAAAATAA
- a CDS encoding KamA family radical SAM protein: MKFYTSAREAFEALGLALPPELEPVEARFPVYLNEYYLKLIDPADWKNDPIARQALPAPAELADESSSFDPLAEEEQMASPRLIHRFADRVVLLATGRCAMRCRFCFRKRAWTTGMELDDISDAELAAAVDYLRRTPAVREVLISGGDPLMLPFERFRTIVDAIAGVESIDIIRIATRIPAVWPQRIDDALCGYLRRIPGLWVATHFNHPRELSAEAEKACVRLVSAGIPVINQTVLLKGINDDAAVLERLFRSLVALRVKPHYLFHVDPVRGVRHFATGIEKGLEILRAFRPRLSSLAVPTFAIDLPEGGGKVALQPDYTAGDGCFLDIHERKRIKYETSLCKNDGTEVY, translated from the coding sequence ATGAAATTCTATACATCGGCCCGGGAGGCGTTCGAGGCGCTCGGGCTGGCGCTTCCGCCGGAGCTGGAGCCGGTTGAGGCCCGTTTCCCGGTTTACCTGAATGAGTATTACCTGAAACTGATCGATCCGGCCGACTGGAAAAACGACCCGATCGCGCGGCAGGCGCTTCCCGCTCCGGCGGAGTTGGCCGACGAATCGTCGAGCTTCGATCCGCTGGCGGAGGAGGAGCAGATGGCTTCGCCGCGGCTGATTCACCGCTTCGCCGACCGGGTCGTCCTGCTGGCGACCGGACGCTGCGCGATGCGCTGCCGCTTCTGCTTCCGCAAACGCGCCTGGACGACGGGGATGGAGCTCGACGACATTTCCGACGCCGAGCTTGCGGCGGCCGTCGACTACCTGCGGCGGACTCCGGCGGTGCGTGAAGTGCTGATTTCGGGCGGTGACCCGCTGATGCTGCCCTTCGAACGTTTCCGGACCATCGTCGATGCGATCGCCGGGGTGGAGTCGATCGACATCATCCGCATCGCGACGAGGATTCCGGCCGTCTGGCCGCAGCGGATCGATGATGCGCTGTGCGGATATCTGCGCCGGATTCCGGGGCTCTGGGTCGCCACGCACTTCAACCATCCGCGCGAGTTGTCGGCGGAGGCGGAGAAGGCGTGCGTCCGGCTGGTCTCCGCCGGGATTCCGGTCATCAACCAGACTGTGCTCCTGAAGGGGATCAACGACGATGCGGCGGTGCTTGAACGGCTTTTCCGCAGTCTCGTCGCACTGCGGGTCAAGCCGCACTATCTGTTCCATGTCGATCCGGTGCGCGGCGTGCGCCATTTTGCGACCGGAATCGAAAAGGGGCTTGAGATTCTCCGCGCGTTCCGGCCGCGGCTCTCGTCGCTCGCGGTTCCGACCTTCGCGATCGATTTGCCGGAGGGGGGCGGCAAGGTCGCGCTCCAGCCCGATTACACGGCCGGCGACGGCTGTTTTCTGGATATTCACGAAAGAAAACGGATCAAATACGAAACGAGCCTTTGCAAAAACGACGGCACGGAGGTATATTAA
- a CDS encoding radical SAM protein, producing the protein MRPYSSPLRAEAALTSRCNLRCRYCHFFGSAGEKKRELDTAEWLGIFDELGAMKVMELTLTGGEVLLREDLPELIAGIRRNNMRFLLLSNGFAFEEHHAAMLKESGRCVYVQISIDGPEAANDLARGSGTYARAVRAMKLVLRYGIPLTVRMTVGRHNFRLLPETARLMIEENNVRALTCNPAFHFTGKEDESDLPWIMSRREFLTALSDALATARNHPERFSLRGTMFGRAAAQWSHLRRCRRENPPPAAPSPCASNCLAQLEKLYIGADGSVTPCNHLPDAVIGQAGRDRLADLWENAPILRQMRAPGEALLQEFPLCRGCGYAPWCVPTARCLNSGGRASFVCLKLHEEEAPDFDFEEMKWKQNAVLK; encoded by the coding sequence GTGCGTCCCTACTCTTCTCCGCTGCGGGCCGAAGCGGCGCTGACCTCCCGATGCAACCTGCGGTGCCGGTACTGCCATTTCTTCGGCAGCGCCGGAGAAAAGAAGCGCGAGCTCGATACCGCGGAGTGGCTGGGAATCTTCGATGAGCTCGGCGCAATGAAAGTAATGGAGCTGACCCTCACCGGCGGCGAGGTCCTCCTGCGCGAAGACCTGCCGGAGCTGATCGCGGGAATCCGCCGGAACAACATGCGGTTCCTGCTGCTCAGCAACGGCTTCGCATTCGAGGAGCACCACGCCGCGATGCTGAAGGAAAGCGGGCGGTGCGTCTATGTGCAGATCTCCATCGACGGTCCCGAGGCGGCGAACGACCTCGCCCGGGGAAGCGGGACCTACGCCCGCGCGGTCCGCGCCATGAAGCTGGTCCTCCGGTACGGCATCCCGCTGACCGTCCGCATGACCGTCGGCAGGCACAACTTCCGGCTGCTGCCGGAGACCGCCCGGCTCATGATCGAAGAGAACAACGTGCGGGCGCTGACCTGCAACCCGGCCTTCCATTTCACCGGGAAGGAGGATGAATCCGACCTGCCGTGGATCATGTCCCGGCGCGAATTTCTCACGGCGCTGTCGGATGCGCTGGCGACCGCCCGGAACCACCCCGAACGCTTCTCGCTTCGCGGCACCATGTTCGGCCGGGCCGCCGCCCAGTGGAGCCATCTGCGCCGCTGCCGCCGGGAGAACCCGCCGCCGGCAGCCCCCTCCCCCTGCGCCAGCAACTGCCTCGCCCAGCTCGAAAAGCTCTATATCGGCGCCGACGGCTCCGTCACGCCGTGCAACCACCTGCCGGATGCCGTGATCGGCCAGGCCGGCCGCGACCGGCTCGCCGATCTGTGGGAAAACGCGCCGATTCTCCGGCAGATGCGCGCCCCCGGGGAAGCGCTGCTTCAGGAGTTCCCGCTCTGCCGGGGATGCGGATACGCCCCCTGGTGCGTCCCCACCGCCCGCTGCCTGAACTCCGGCGGCCGCGCCTCCTTCGTCTGTCTGAAACTGCACGAGGAGGAAGCGCCCGATTTCGATTTTGAAGAGATGAAATGGAAACAGAACGCCGTTTTGAAATAG